The following are encoded in a window of Pseudomonas sp. JQ170C genomic DNA:
- the moaA gene encoding GTP 3',8-cyclase MoaA: protein MATVNATDKTLVDGFNRKIDYLRMSVTDRCDFRCVYCMAEDMQFLPRQQILSLEELYQVAERFVALGTRKIRLTGGEPLVRSGIVELCARIAALPGLRELCMTSNGSQLGRLAGPLFDAGLSRLNISLDSLDAQRFKTLTRTGDLDQVIAGIDAARAAGFRRTKLNCVVLKGRNDAEVTDLVRFAIDRELDISFIEEMPLGVISEHQRSESYCSSDEVRERIGEQFTLIESAESTQGPSRYWRLAEAPQIRIGFISPHSHNFCASCNRVRLTVEGRLLLCLGNEHASDLKHVLRAHPGDSARLDQAICNAMALKPYRHHFDVNGDVQILRFMNMTGG, encoded by the coding sequence ATGGCAACCGTGAATGCAACTGACAAGACACTGGTCGACGGTTTCAATCGAAAGATTGATTACCTGCGTATGTCGGTCACCGACCGATGCGACTTTCGTTGTGTCTATTGCATGGCCGAAGACATGCAGTTCCTGCCGCGCCAGCAAATCCTCAGCCTTGAAGAGCTGTACCAGGTGGCCGAACGCTTCGTCGCCCTGGGTACCCGCAAGATCCGCCTCACCGGCGGTGAGCCGCTGGTGCGCAGCGGCATCGTCGAGCTGTGCGCACGCATCGCCGCCCTGCCGGGCCTGCGCGAGCTGTGCATGACCAGCAACGGCTCGCAACTCGGGCGCCTGGCCGGGCCGTTGTTCGATGCCGGCCTTTCGCGCCTGAACATCAGCCTCGACAGCCTCGACGCCCAACGCTTCAAGACCCTGACCCGCACGGGCGACCTGGACCAGGTGATCGCCGGCATCGACGCCGCCCGCGCCGCCGGTTTTCGTCGCACCAAGCTCAACTGCGTGGTGCTCAAGGGCCGCAACGACGCCGAAGTCACCGACCTGGTGCGCTTTGCCATCGACCGCGAACTGGATATTTCCTTCATTGAAGAAATGCCCCTGGGCGTCATCAGCGAACACCAGCGCAGCGAGTCCTACTGCTCGAGTGATGAAGTGCGCGAGCGTATCGGCGAGCAGTTCACCCTGATCGAATCGGCCGAATCCACCCAGGGCCCTTCACGCTACTGGCGCCTGGCCGAAGCGCCGCAGATCCGCATCGGTTTCATCTCGCCCCACAGCCACAACTTCTGCGCCAGCTGCAACCGCGTGCGGTTGACCGTCGAAGGGCGCCTGCTGCTGTGCCTGGGCAATGAACACGCCAGCGACCTCAAACACGTGCTGCGCGCCCACCCGGGCGACAGCGCCCGCCTGGACCAGGCCATTTGCAACGCCATGGCCCTCAAGCCCTATCGCCATCACTTCGACGTCAATGGCGATGTACAGATCCTGCGCTTCATGAACATGACCGGCGGCTGA
- a CDS encoding bestrophin family protein gives MIVHPKPNLLNVLISLKGSIAKRIARRTFMVTALASLIVLIENLHPALFSKVNATPFTLLGLSLSIFMSFRNNACYDRWWEGRKAWGLVIIEVRSFIRESCVIADTRLREQLLLGLCGYAHALNARLRGEDELKAARTWVPDVHTLADHNISDAILQQTGSTCSRLAEQHTISEWRYMTLEQRLRGLSEAQAVCERIKSTPLPFPYTLLLHRTIYIFCVLLPFAMAQPLGWLAPIFTAIVSYTFFGLDAISDELEDPFGREENDLPTDAIVRTIEREILTAIGRPDLPAPLQPVDFVLT, from the coding sequence ATGATCGTTCACCCCAAGCCCAACCTGCTCAACGTCCTGATCAGCCTCAAAGGTTCCATCGCCAAACGCATCGCCCGGCGCACCTTCATGGTCACCGCGCTCGCCTCGTTGATTGTGCTGATCGAGAACCTGCACCCGGCGTTGTTTTCCAAGGTCAATGCCACTCCCTTCACCTTGCTTGGCCTTTCGCTGTCGATCTTCATGAGCTTTCGCAACAACGCCTGCTACGACCGCTGGTGGGAGGGGCGCAAAGCCTGGGGGCTGGTGATCATCGAAGTGCGCTCGTTCATCCGCGAGAGCTGCGTGATTGCCGACACCCGACTGCGCGAACAACTGCTGCTGGGCCTGTGCGGCTACGCCCATGCGCTCAACGCCCGATTGCGCGGTGAAGACGAACTCAAAGCGGCGCGCACATGGGTGCCGGACGTACACACCCTCGCCGACCACAACATCAGCGACGCCATCCTGCAGCAGACCGGCAGCACCTGCTCGCGGCTTGCCGAACAGCACACCATCAGCGAATGGCGCTACATGACCCTGGAGCAGCGCCTGCGCGGATTGTCCGAAGCCCAGGCCGTGTGCGAGCGAATCAAGAGCACACCGCTGCCCTTCCCCTACACCTTGCTGCTGCACCGCACGATCTACATCTTCTGCGTCCTGCTGCCCTTCGCCATGGCCCAACCGCTGGGTTGGCTGGCACCGATATTCACCGCGATCGTCAGCTACACCTTCTTTGGCCTGGACGCCATCAGCGACGAACTGGAAGACCCGTTCGGCCGTGAAGAAAACGACCTGCCCACCGATGCCATAGTGCGCACCATCGAGCGGGAGATCCTGACCGCCATCGGCCGCCCGGACCTGCCCGCGCCACTGCAGCCGGTGGACTTCGTCCTCACCTGA
- a CDS encoding molybdopterin molybdotransferase MoeA, with protein sequence MSTPALLAVDDALGQLMALAARAPLDTVETLGLADADGRVLAGDVMAIVDAPAWSNSAMDGYAFNLVDAIGFPLPVSQTLFAGQAGEPLAPGTCARIFTGAPIPEGANCVQMQENCTVLEDGRIAVQGTLHEGANIRLQGSETAVGQLLLGKGTVLNPVALGVLACQGIYRVSVVRRLKVALLSTGNELVGEGEVPAPGQIHDSNRVVLQSLLQRMGCEVIDLGKVNDELALIRAALERAGNADLIISSGGVSVGDADCIGSLLRESGEVLMWKLAIKPGKPFTFAHFNGVPFIGLPGNPGSSLVTFLMLARPYILRRMGRAQVEPMRLPVVCGFDWPKAGGRQEYLRVSIEQGRAVLQPNQSSGTLLSATWADGLLEVPVGATFKAGDSLDFIPFASLLA encoded by the coding sequence ATGAGTACACCTGCGCTACTTGCGGTTGACGATGCCCTGGGCCAGCTGATGGCGCTGGCTGCGCGTGCTCCCCTCGACACGGTCGAGACGCTGGGCCTGGCCGACGCCGATGGTCGTGTGCTGGCCGGTGACGTGATGGCGATCGTCGATGCGCCGGCCTGGTCGAACAGTGCCATGGATGGCTACGCCTTCAACCTGGTCGATGCCATCGGTTTTCCCTTGCCGGTATCCCAGACCCTGTTCGCCGGCCAGGCCGGTGAGCCGCTGGCACCGGGCACCTGTGCCCGCATCTTCACCGGCGCGCCGATCCCCGAGGGCGCCAATTGCGTGCAGATGCAGGAAAACTGCACGGTGCTGGAGGACGGCCGGATTGCCGTGCAAGGTACCTTGCACGAGGGCGCCAACATTCGCCTGCAAGGCAGCGAGACCGCTGTCGGCCAGTTGCTGCTGGGCAAAGGCACGGTGCTGAACCCGGTCGCCCTGGGTGTGCTGGCGTGCCAGGGTATCTATCGCGTATCGGTTGTGCGCCGGCTCAAGGTCGCCTTGCTGTCCACGGGCAACGAGCTGGTGGGCGAGGGCGAAGTGCCGGCCCCGGGCCAGATCCACGACAGCAACCGTGTGGTACTGCAGTCGTTGTTGCAGCGCATGGGCTGTGAGGTCATCGACCTGGGCAAGGTCAACGACGAACTGGCGTTGATTCGCGCCGCCCTTGAGCGGGCAGGCAACGCCGATTTGATCATCAGCAGTGGCGGCGTGTCGGTAGGGGATGCCGATTGCATAGGGTCGCTGTTGCGCGAGTCGGGTGAAGTGCTGATGTGGAAGCTGGCGATCAAGCCTGGCAAGCCCTTCACCTTTGCTCACTTCAATGGGGTGCCGTTCATTGGTTTGCCGGGAAATCCGGGCTCGTCGCTGGTGACCTTCCTGATGCTGGCCCGGCCTTACATTCTGCGCCGCATGGGGCGCGCCCAGGTCGAGCCGATGCGCTTGCCGGTGGTCTGCGGGTTTGACTGGCCCAAGGCGGGAGGGCGTCAGGAGTACCTGCGCGTCAGTATCGAGCAAGGGCGAGCGGTGCTGCAGCCGAACCAGAGCTCGGGGACCTTGCTCAGTGCCACCTGGGCGGATGGACTGCTGGAGGTGCCGGTGGGTGCCACGTTCAAGGCGGGCGACTCGCTCGACTTCATACCCTTTGCCAGTTTGCTGGCGTAG
- the moaB gene encoding molybdenum cofactor biosynthesis protein B, with translation MSVKLDAVFVPLNIAVLTVSDTRTFQTDTSGELLATRAVEMGHRLVARELVKDDIYKIRAQVATWIADEQVQVVLVTGGTGFTARDSTPEAVACLLDKHIEGFGELFRALSILDIGTSTVQSRALAGLANGTLVCCVPGSTGACRTAWEGILAEQLDARHRPCNFVAHLKPGQPCESRQ, from the coding sequence ATGAGTGTGAAACTGGACGCGGTCTTTGTGCCGCTCAACATTGCCGTACTGACGGTCAGTGATACACGCACCTTCCAGACCGATACCTCCGGTGAACTGCTGGCCACCCGTGCGGTGGAGATGGGCCATCGCCTGGTGGCGCGTGAGCTGGTCAAGGACGATATCTACAAGATCCGCGCCCAGGTGGCGACCTGGATCGCCGACGAGCAGGTGCAAGTGGTGCTGGTGACCGGTGGCACCGGATTTACCGCCCGCGATAGCACCCCCGAGGCGGTCGCGTGCCTGCTCGACAAGCACATCGAGGGCTTTGGTGAATTGTTCCGCGCCCTGTCGATCCTGGACATCGGCACCTCCACCGTCCAATCCCGCGCCCTGGCGGGCCTGGCCAATGGCACGCTGGTGTGCTGCGTACCGGGCTCCACCGGCGCCTGTCGCACCGCCTGGGAGGGGATTCTTGCCGAGCAGCTCGATGCCCGTCACCGGCCGTGCAACTTTGTCGCCCATCTCAAACCTGGCCAGCCATGTGAGTCGCGCCAATGA
- a CDS encoding LysR family transcriptional regulator encodes MDIKQLKFLIALDQTRHFGQAAALCHVTQPTLSMRLRNLEDELDLVLVTRGQRFEGFTEAGERILAWARTLLAAYDGLQAEAASCRGQIVGSLRLGMVPLSSINPMSFLTPLAQRYPELQFQLSSLSSEQVIDGLSRNQLDLGICYLDQINTAFFEVIELGSTSMGLLYDTRHFQFDQPELPWDLISDLPLGMLSKGMHYRQSVDLSFRSRGLYPKPVLESDSTYQLIQAICTGICCAIMPLNCGLDDLSEHIRIVPIASASVHAPIGLLLRRSEPRSALAEKCFAEVKALLDTP; translated from the coding sequence ATGGACATCAAACAACTCAAGTTTCTCATCGCCCTGGACCAGACCCGCCACTTCGGCCAGGCCGCCGCCCTGTGCCACGTCACCCAGCCCACCCTGTCGATGCGCCTGCGCAACCTGGAAGACGAGCTGGACCTGGTCCTGGTAACCCGCGGCCAACGCTTTGAAGGCTTTACCGAAGCCGGTGAACGTATCCTCGCCTGGGCCCGCACCCTGCTGGCGGCCTATGACGGCCTGCAGGCCGAAGCGGCCAGTTGCCGCGGGCAGATCGTCGGCAGCCTGCGTCTGGGGATGGTGCCGCTGTCGAGCATCAACCCCATGAGTTTTCTCACCCCGCTGGCCCAACGTTACCCTGAACTGCAATTCCAGCTCTCGTCCCTGAGCTCGGAGCAGGTCATCGATGGCTTGAGCCGCAACCAGCTCGACCTCGGGATCTGCTACCTGGACCAGATCAACACCGCCTTCTTCGAGGTGATCGAGCTGGGCTCCACCAGCATGGGGCTGCTGTACGACACCCGCCACTTCCAGTTCGACCAGCCCGAACTGCCATGGGACCTGATCAGCGACCTGCCCCTGGGGATGCTCTCCAAGGGCATGCACTATCGCCAGTCGGTGGACCTGAGCTTCCGCAGCCGGGGCCTGTACCCCAAGCCTGTGCTGGAGAGCGACTCCACCTACCAATTGATCCAGGCGATCTGCACCGGCATCTGCTGCGCCATCATGCCGCTCAACTGCGGGCTGGACGATTTGAGCGAACACATCCGCATCGTACCGATTGCCAGTGCCAGCGTGCATGCGCCCATCGGCCTGTTGCTGCGCCGCAGCGAACCGCGTTCGGCCCTGGCGGAAAAATGCTTTGCCGAGGTCAAGGCCCTGCTCGACACGCCATGA
- a CDS encoding Dyp-type peroxidase, protein MPDSMPEPQAVCSPITRSAIYLVVTLNPGDEAAEQVRGWCADVAGLTRSVGTRSQGGNLSCVCGFAASAWDRLFGQPRPASLHGFREFGPAERRALATPGDLLLHIRAEHMDLCFELATQLMQALGDAVTVVDEVQGFRYFDMRSIIGFVDGTENPQGRKAQSATLIGDEDPAFKAGSYVLVQKYLHNMTAWNALSVEAQERVIGRTKLSDIELDESVKPSCSHSALTVITDSNGEELKILRDNMPFGRPGAGEFGTYFIGYARSPEPIERMLENMFVGNPEGNYDRLLDFSTAVTGGLFFVPSADLLEDLAQRVP, encoded by the coding sequence ATGCCTGATTCGATGCCTGAACCCCAAGCCGTGTGCAGCCCGATCACCCGCAGTGCGATCTACCTCGTGGTAACCCTCAACCCTGGCGATGAGGCGGCCGAACAGGTACGCGGCTGGTGTGCCGACGTCGCCGGGCTGACCCGTTCGGTGGGCACGCGCTCCCAGGGCGGCAACCTCTCGTGCGTGTGTGGCTTTGCGGCAAGTGCCTGGGATCGACTGTTCGGCCAGCCGCGCCCGGCGAGTCTGCACGGCTTTCGTGAGTTCGGCCCGGCCGAGCGCCGGGCCCTGGCGACCCCGGGTGACCTGTTGCTGCATATTCGCGCCGAGCACATGGACCTGTGCTTTGAACTGGCCACCCAGTTGATGCAGGCGTTGGGCGATGCGGTCACGGTGGTCGATGAGGTGCAGGGCTTTCGCTACTTCGACATGCGCAGCATCATCGGTTTTGTCGATGGCACCGAGAACCCGCAAGGGCGCAAGGCCCAGAGCGCTACCTTGATTGGCGATGAAGATCCGGCGTTCAAGGCGGGCAGCTATGTGCTGGTGCAGAAGTACCTGCACAACATGACGGCGTGGAATGCGTTGTCGGTCGAAGCCCAGGAGCGGGTGATCGGGCGCACCAAGCTGTCGGATATCGAACTGGACGAGTCGGTGAAGCCGAGTTGCTCGCACAGTGCCCTGACCGTCATCACCGACAGCAACGGCGAGGAGCTTAAGATCCTGCGCGACAACATGCCCTTCGGCCGGCCAGGTGCCGGTGAATTCGGCACTTACTTCATCGGCTACGCACGCTCCCCGGAGCCCATCGAACGGATGCTCGAGAACATGTTTGTCGGCAACCCCGAGGGCAACTATGACCGCCTGCTGGATTTCAGCACGGCGGTCACCGGGGGGCTGTTTTTCGTGCCTTCGGCCGACCTGCTCGAAGACCTGGCGCAGCGTGTGCCTTGA
- a CDS encoding purine-cytosine permease family protein, which yields MTQVSASRSKPLIERRSIDYIPENERHGRLYSQFTLWLGANLQITAIVTGALAVVLGGDVFWSLIGLLIGQLAGGAVMALHAAQGPKLGLPQMISSRVQFGVYGAAIPIALVCLMYLGFTATGTVLSGQAIGQLLSVSDSTGILIFAAVIVLATVFGYRVIHWIGRIASVLGIIAFVYLFSRIMAIADISQLLENRHFTWASFLLAVSLSASWQIAFGPYVADYSRYLPSSTSSFKTFLAAGLGSVIGAQASMILGVFAAAIANGQFSGREVAYIVGLGGTGATAALLYFSIAFGKVTISTLNSYGSFMCIATIISGFRGHIDVTRRQRLFFVLAIVGASTVVALLGQHSFLSAFKSFILFLLTFFVPWSAVNLVDYYFITKERYDVPALADPKGRYGRWNMPGIIVYTVGVLVQMPFISTKLYTGPMVAYLGGVDVSWIIGLVVPSVLYYLVARGKAAHAPARMILPDPVRS from the coding sequence ATGACCCAGGTCAGCGCCTCGCGCAGCAAACCCTTGATCGAGCGTCGCTCGATCGACTACATCCCGGAAAACGAACGGCACGGACGCCTGTACAGCCAGTTCACCCTGTGGCTGGGTGCCAACCTGCAAATCACTGCCATCGTCACTGGCGCCCTGGCCGTGGTGCTGGGCGGTGATGTGTTCTGGTCGTTGATCGGCTTGCTGATCGGCCAACTGGCCGGCGGTGCGGTCATGGCCCTGCATGCAGCCCAAGGCCCCAAGCTGGGCCTGCCGCAGATGATCTCCAGCCGCGTGCAGTTCGGTGTGTATGGCGCGGCCATCCCGATTGCCCTGGTGTGCCTGATGTACCTGGGTTTCACCGCCACCGGCACGGTGCTCTCCGGCCAGGCCATCGGCCAGTTGCTGAGCGTCAGCGACAGCACCGGGATTCTGATCTTTGCCGCGGTCATCGTGCTGGCCACGGTGTTCGGCTACCGCGTGATCCACTGGATCGGCCGCATCGCCAGCGTGCTGGGGATCATCGCCTTCGTCTACCTGTTCAGCCGCATCATGGCCATCGCCGACATCAGCCAGTTGCTGGAAAACCGTCACTTCACCTGGGCGTCTTTCCTGCTCGCGGTGTCGCTGTCGGCGTCCTGGCAGATCGCCTTCGGACCGTACGTGGCGGACTACTCCCGCTACCTGCCAAGCAGCACCTCCTCGTTCAAGACCTTCCTCGCCGCCGGCCTGGGTTCGGTGATCGGCGCCCAGGCATCGATGATCCTCGGGGTGTTTGCCGCCGCCATCGCCAACGGCCAGTTCTCCGGGCGTGAAGTGGCCTACATCGTCGGCCTGGGGGGGACCGGTGCCACCGCTGCGCTGCTGTACTTCAGCATTGCCTTTGGCAAGGTGACCATCTCGACCCTCAACTCCTACGGCAGCTTCATGTGCATCGCCACCATCATCAGTGGCTTTCGCGGGCACATCGACGTCACGCGGCGCCAGCGCCTGTTCTTCGTCCTCGCCATCGTGGGTGCCTCGACCGTGGTGGCCCTGCTCGGCCAGCACTCGTTCCTCAGCGCCTTCAAGTCGTTCATCCTGTTCCTGCTGACCTTCTTCGTGCCCTGGAGCGCGGTCAACCTGGTGGACTACTACTTCATCACCAAGGAGCGCTACGACGTACCGGCGCTGGCCGACCCCAAGGGTCGCTACGGACGCTGGAACATGCCCGGCATCATCGTCTACACCGTCGGCGTGCTGGTACAGATGCCGTTCATTTCCACCAAGCTCTACACCGGCCCGATGGTCGCCTACCTGGGCGGCGTGGACGTGTCGTGGATCATCGGCCTGGTGGTACCGAGCGTGCTGTACTACCTGGTAGCCCGTGGCAAGGCCGCCCATGCACCGGCGCGGATGATCCTCCCAGACCCCGTGCGTTCCTGA
- a CDS encoding helix-turn-helix transcriptional regulator produces the protein MFEGLGRTQQDLLSALLYTPDGMSIEELAGQLAVTRTAVRQHLSALERDDLVVRGELRATGRRPEQLYRLSRQGQELFPRHYHLLANLLISEVASLIGHEALVSLMRSLGEKMARDLSATRLDEAQIAAHMKAVGYEAEVFFRSGGPAQIVAHNCVFHQLAEAHPQICELDLALIGRLGGGQVQHLECMLRGGQVCRFQLTRDAS, from the coding sequence ATGTTTGAAGGCTTGGGACGCACCCAGCAGGATCTGCTCTCGGCGCTGCTGTACACGCCCGACGGCATGAGCATTGAAGAGCTGGCCGGCCAGCTGGCGGTCACCCGTACGGCGGTGCGTCAGCACCTGTCGGCGCTGGAGCGCGACGACCTGGTAGTGCGCGGCGAGCTGCGCGCTACCGGCCGGCGCCCCGAGCAGTTGTACCGCCTCAGCCGGCAAGGCCAGGAGTTGTTCCCGCGCCACTACCACCTGCTGGCCAACTTGCTGATCAGTGAGGTAGCCAGCCTTATCGGCCATGAGGCATTGGTCAGCCTGATGCGCAGCCTTGGCGAAAAAATGGCGCGGGACCTGAGCGCGACCCGGCTCGACGAAGCACAGATCGCTGCCCACATGAAGGCAGTCGGCTACGAGGCCGAAGTTTTTTTCCGCTCAGGGGGCCCTGCGCAGATCGTCGCCCATAACTGCGTGTTCCATCAGCTGGCCGAGGCTCACCCGCAAATCTGTGAGCTCGACCTGGCGCTGATAGGCCGCTTGGGCGGTGGGCAGGTGCAGCACCTGGAATGCATGCTGCGCGGTGGACAGGTGTGTCGCTTTCAATTGACGCGCGACGCCTCATAG
- a CDS encoding TOBE domain-containing protein: MTIKAINVRNQFKGTVKEIIEGPVVSEIDVQTSAGIVTSVITTRSVHELELRVGSEVIAFVKSTEVSIAKL; encoded by the coding sequence ATGACCATCAAGGCGATCAACGTACGCAATCAGTTCAAGGGCACGGTCAAGGAGATCATTGAAGGGCCGGTGGTTTCGGAGATCGATGTGCAGACTTCCGCCGGTATCGTCACCTCGGTGATCACCACCCGCTCGGTGCATGAGCTGGAGTTGCGGGTGGGCAGTGAAGTGATTGCCTTCGTCAAATCCACCGAGGTGTCGATCGCCAAACTATGA